In Nilaparvata lugens isolate BPH unplaced genomic scaffold, ASM1435652v1 scaffold6507, whole genome shotgun sequence, a genomic segment contains:
- the LOC120356336 gene encoding ATP-dependent DNA helicase pif1-like yields the protein MFSGTIIGFQLLLQFRTKKAYRCFFFIINSCFSANNRVTCVNIVVISISEWIDTGTLELTTNMRVQLQNDPSAEVFSRQLLEIGNGQLPVDETSRQISLPDNFCNLVTSKEELIEKVFPDIQINHRNHDWLSERAILAAKNKDVYQLNNVIQSSIQSDETTYKSIDTVVEADEVVNYPTEFLNSLDLPGIPPHILKLKVGVPIILLRNINQPKLCNGTRLAVKRLMNNVVEATILTGPFKGEDVLIPRIPTIPTDTPFQFKRLQFPIRLAFAITINKAQGQSLELCGLDLDVDCFSHRQLYVACSRVGKPDSLYIYADSGKTKNIVYKQVLQN from the coding sequence atgttttccggtacaattattggatttcaattacttTTGCAATTTAGAACAAAGAAAGCATACCGAtgcttttttttcataataaattcgtgtttcagtgcaaataatcgtgttacttgtgttaatattgtagtaatttCAATCAGTGAATGGATCGATACCGGTACATTGGAGTTGACTACGAATATGCGTGTCCAGTTGCAGAATGATCCATCAGCTGAGGTATTCTCACGACAGTTACTGGAAATTGGAAACGGTCAGCTGCCAGTCGATGAGACGTCTAGACAAATATCACTTCCcgataatttttgtaatttagttacatcaaaagaagaacTGATCGAAAAAGTATTTCCTGACATTCAGATAAATCATAGAAATCATGATTGGCTCAGTGAACGAGCTATCCTTGCCGCAAAGAATAAAGATGTCTATCAACTTAATAATGTTATACAATCCAGTATTCAAAGTGATGAAACTACATATAAGTCGATAGACACTGTTGTGGAAGCTGATGAAGTAGTTAATTATCCAACAGAATTTCTAAACTCACTTGATCTGCCAGGGATACCACCAcacatattgaaattgaaagtagGTGTGCCAATTATCCTCTTGCGGAATATTAATCAGCCAAAACTCTGCAACGGCACGCGACTTGCAGTTAAGAgattaatgaataatgtagTGGAAGCAACGATTTTAACAGGGCCTTTCAAAGGTGAAGATGTCCTCATTCCTCGAATACCCACGATCCCGACAGATACACCATTTCAATTCAAAAGATTGCAATTCCCAATTCGATTGGCATTTGCAATCACAATCAACAAAGCTCAAGGTCAATCTTTAGAATTGTGTGGTCTAGATTTAGATGTGGATTGCTTTTCACATAGACAACTGTATGTTGCGTGTTCCCGAGTCGGCAAACCAGATAGTCTTTATATTTACGCAGACagtggaaaaacaaaaaatattgtatataaacaagtattgcaaaattaa